The window CCGGAAGAGAAATAAATGGTGGCCGGATCTTCGCCACCGGGCGCGTCGGCCGGGCGCGGAAAGGACGGCGCCGCCTGGGCGCAAATTTGCGAAAAACCGTGCCATCCGGCCTCGGCCGTATTCAGGCCGGCCATGACCAAAAGGGACAGGGAAGGACAATCCGGCTGAGCCGCTTCCACCGTGGCCCGGACCGAGGTGTCGACGATGGCGGCCTTGATGGCGGCGAAATTGACCCGGTAGGTGATGTCCTTGGCCGTGAGCAGGGCCGGCGAGGGTACGCCCAGGGCGCCCAGCTTGTGCAGGGCGAGCATGGTCGTCCAAAATTCGACACGGCGGTGCAGAATGATCATGACCTTGTCGCCCCGGCCAAGCCCCAAGGCGCGCAACGCATTGGCCAGCCGGCTGGATTCCTCGGAAAAATAGGCAAACGTATACTCGCGGCGAACGCCAGCGTCGTCCACGTGGACCATGGCCAACCGGTCGGGCTCGGTCGCGGCCGTGGCGTCGACCATATCGAAGGCGAAATTGTAGTTGGCGGGGATATTCAAGGCAAACGCGGCCTGAAATTCTTCATACGACGCGGGGCGCAATTTTTTGATCATCAGTGTACTCCTCGAAATGAATGGTTCTGGATAGCGGGACAATTCGGGACCAGGCGACAAAACCCAGCCCCTAAATAATCACATCCAGAAACTCGGCCGGCTGGCCATCCAAACCGCGCAGGGCGTGAGGAGTACGCGAGGTAAAATACAGGCTGTCGCCAGGTTCCATGACGTGCACGGCCTGACCCAGGGAAATTTCGAGCTTGCCCTTGAGTACGTAGATGAATTCCTGGCCGGGATGTTCGTTGAAGGTCAGGGCGTCCTGGTCCTTGGGCGGCACGGTGACGATAAACGGCTCCATCTTGCGGCCCACGAAACGGTAGGCCAAACTCTTGTAGTCATAATCCTTGCGGCGTTCGACGCTCATACCCTTGCCGGCGCGAACCAGGGATGCAGTGTGCAGGTGGGCTTCCTTGCCGGAAATAAGCACGGTCAGGTCC is drawn from Deltaproteobacteria bacterium and contains these coding sequences:
- a CDS encoding XRE family transcriptional regulator, which codes for LRDAMDLSVEDMASQLGATPADVLKYESGDSEIPVSYLFNVAQAFQVDLTVLISGKEAHLHTASLVRAGKGMSVERRKDYDYKSLAYRFVGRKMEPFIVTVPPKDQDALTFNEHPGQEFIYVLKGKLEISLGQAVHVMEPGDSLYFTSRTPHALRGLDGQPAEFLDVII